ATGTGTCTGACCGCGGGCATGCGGGTTTTGTGAATATCAACGCAAAAGACTATCATATTCCAGCACTTGGCAATGTGATTGAGCTGCATGAAGCGGGTGCTCGCCTCTTTTCATTATTACGAAAAGCACCAGGGGTAACGCTACATTGCCCCACAAAAGTTGAACGTATCCACCGCGAACAAGATTCTGTCACCGTGACATTAGATACGGGCGAAACGGTGAGTGGAGCGCTAATCATTGCCGCTGATGGTAGCCGCTCTTTAGTGGGGCAAGCCTGCAATATGCAGTGGCAGCAGGATGATTACGGCCAAGTGGCGATTATTGCTAACGTGAAAACGGCCATTGCCCCGAGAGGCCAAGCTTTCGAACGTTTTACTGAGTTTGGGCCACTGGCATTATTACCCATGTCAGATGGCCGTAGTTCGCTAGTATGGTGCCATCACCAAGAACATGCGGATGCGATTAATGCATGGGACGATGCAACCTTTATCAACAAGTTACAAACCGCATTTGGTTGGCGCTTAGGGAAAATAGACATGGCGGGCAAACGCCATTGTTACCCGCTGGCGCTGCGCAAAGCACTGAATCCGGTGAGCCATCGAGTCGTTTTAGTCGGAAATGCCGCTCAGACGTTACATCCCATCGCGGGGCAAGGGTTTAACCTTGGTATCCGTGATGTAATGCAACTGGCGAAAATTCTGGTTAAGGCTCATGAAAATCAGCAAGATATTGGCAGTTATTCCCTATTAAGCCAATATCAACAAGCGCGTGCAGTCGACCGAGAAAAAACCGTGACCATGACAGACAGCTTGGTTCGCGTATTTGCAAATCGCTGTATCCCATTAATTGTGGGGCGAAATTTAGGTTTAATGGCAATGGAGATGTTGCCGCCTGTCCGCG
The window above is part of the Providencia sp. R33 genome. Proteins encoded here:
- the ubiH gene encoding 2-octaprenyl-6-methoxyphenyl hydroxylase codes for the protein MNVIIVGGGMAGATLALAISSLSQGKLSVSLIEASLPEGKHPGFDARAIALAHGTCQYLAKIGVWPAFADCVTPITHVHVSDRGHAGFVNINAKDYHIPALGNVIELHEAGARLFSLLRKAPGVTLHCPTKVERIHREQDSVTVTLDTGETVSGALIIAADGSRSLVGQACNMQWQQDDYGQVAIIANVKTAIAPRGQAFERFTEFGPLALLPMSDGRSSLVWCHHQEHADAINAWDDATFINKLQTAFGWRLGKIDMAGKRHCYPLALRKALNPVSHRVVLVGNAAQTLHPIAGQGFNLGIRDVMQLAKILVKAHENQQDIGSYSLLSQYQQARAVDREKTVTMTDSLVRVFANRCIPLIVGRNLGLMAMEMLPPVRDVLARQTLGWVVHQ